In Persicimonas caeni, a single window of DNA contains:
- a CDS encoding site-2 protease family protein: MLRESLSLGRLFGISIKLNWSVLVIFALIVVNLAVGVYPEWHPGWSPLLLWTVSLAAAVVFFLSLLAHELAHSLTAKAYGLPVRSITLFLFGGVSDIQEEPDTPWREIVIAGVGPLMSLVLGILFLWWFNLLMPVDAGGVDAQMQAFTELGPTASVLAWVGPINILLAVFNMIPALPLDGGRVFRAILWKATGDLKKATRWSAAVARLISWTLVGVGVAMIFGIEVPFLGSGFIGGLWLAVIGWFLGRSAMASYTQLLLDEALEGVQVSRLVREGGQTVPSSLSINTLIDDYLLEGDIERLPVVDGADYRGMVEFSDIHKVDQDDWSDTTITQVMTPADETDTAQLQDDVSDVLRTMLRHSRDQLPVLHDGEFRGMVHRDDILRWIQAHSDMNVPGVGSPTS, from the coding sequence ATGTTGCGCGAATCGTTGAGTCTCGGTCGTTTGTTTGGCATCAGCATCAAGCTCAACTGGAGCGTGCTGGTCATCTTCGCGCTGATCGTGGTCAACCTGGCCGTGGGCGTCTACCCCGAATGGCACCCTGGCTGGAGTCCGCTGCTGTTGTGGACGGTGTCCTTGGCCGCCGCGGTCGTCTTCTTCTTGTCCCTTCTGGCCCACGAACTGGCCCACTCGCTGACCGCCAAGGCCTACGGGTTGCCGGTGCGAAGCATCACGCTCTTTTTGTTCGGCGGCGTCTCCGACATTCAGGAAGAGCCGGACACCCCGTGGCGCGAGATCGTCATCGCCGGGGTCGGCCCGCTGATGAGTCTCGTGTTGGGCATTTTGTTCTTGTGGTGGTTCAACCTGCTCATGCCCGTGGACGCCGGCGGGGTAGACGCCCAGATGCAGGCGTTCACCGAGCTCGGCCCCACCGCCTCGGTGCTGGCCTGGGTGGGTCCGATCAACATTTTGCTGGCCGTCTTCAACATGATCCCGGCGCTTCCGCTCGACGGAGGCCGCGTCTTTCGCGCCATCCTGTGGAAAGCGACCGGCGACCTCAAGAAGGCGACGCGCTGGTCGGCCGCGGTCGCTCGCCTCATCTCGTGGACGCTGGTGGGCGTGGGCGTGGCGATGATCTTCGGCATCGAGGTACCGTTTTTGGGCAGCGGATTCATCGGCGGCTTGTGGCTGGCAGTAATCGGCTGGTTTCTTGGCCGCTCGGCGATGGCCTCCTACACCCAACTGCTGCTCGATGAGGCCCTCGAAGGCGTCCAAGTCAGCCGCCTGGTGCGCGAAGGGGGGCAGACCGTGCCCTCGAGCTTGTCGATCAACACACTCATCGACGACTACCTGCTCGAGGGCGACATCGAGCGCCTGCCGGTGGTCGACGGCGCCGACTACCGCGGCATGGTCGAGTTCTCCGACATCCACAAGGTCGACCAAGACGACTGGAGCGACACCACAATCACCCAAGTGATGACCCCGGCCGATGAGACCGACACCGCCCAACTACAAGACGACGTGAGCGACGTGCTGCGCACGATGCTTCGCCACAGCCGCGACCAGCTCCCCGTGCTCCACGACGGCGAGTTTCGCGGCATGGTACATCGCGACGACATCTTGCGATGGATTCAGGCCCACTCGGACATGAACGTGCCGGGTGTGGGTTCGCCGACCTCCTGA
- the thiI gene encoding tRNA uracil 4-sulfurtransferase ThiI, producing the protein MSKPAKSRRTNILRLSGELGIKSPQVRKRFQNRLVHNIHDALRRAEVDYELHRQWARIDVESDDERAGEILARIYGIKGVVPATRYSWETLDDILDLGEQLYAERVEGKKFAVRARRVGNRDGIDFQSGDVNRQLGARLFDASAGVDLDHPEVVVGVEIREDEVFFLDEELPGPAGLPMGTEGKALCLMSGGFDSAVAGWMMQKRGIDLDFLFFNLGGPAHERGVRDVTKRLCELWSNGYAAKLHVVDLRSLVAEMKQNVRGSYWQLLLKRLMMRAAHLLCVEQGYPAMITGESAGQVSSQTLMNLAAIQQPIPTPILRPLVGLNKNDITELARHIGTFDISASVPEFCALDGGRPVTTCTPDKLDVEEARVSQTLLETLVEKRRTHDVLEMASGDEIVDVEINRVPEGAVVLDLRTHVADNAWSYPDSVHLPFEKAIENVAYLPKEGTYLLCCEVGLKSAFLAEQMRRAGFEAYSFRGGTHALKRHQKKQQTV; encoded by the coding sequence GTGTCGAAGCCAGCAAAAAGCCGCAGAACCAATATCTTGCGCCTGTCCGGCGAGTTGGGGATCAAGTCGCCGCAGGTCCGCAAGCGCTTCCAGAATCGACTGGTGCACAATATCCACGATGCGCTCCGACGCGCCGAGGTCGACTACGAGTTGCACCGGCAATGGGCGCGTATCGACGTGGAGTCTGACGACGAGCGCGCCGGCGAGATTCTTGCGCGCATTTACGGCATCAAGGGCGTGGTCCCGGCGACGCGCTACTCCTGGGAGACCCTCGACGATATCCTCGACCTGGGCGAGCAGCTCTACGCCGAGCGCGTCGAGGGCAAGAAATTCGCCGTGCGCGCTCGCCGCGTGGGCAACCGCGACGGGATCGACTTCCAGTCGGGCGACGTCAACCGGCAGTTGGGCGCGAGGCTCTTCGACGCCAGCGCCGGCGTCGACCTCGACCACCCCGAGGTGGTCGTGGGCGTCGAGATCCGCGAAGACGAGGTCTTCTTTCTGGACGAAGAGCTTCCCGGGCCCGCCGGCCTGCCCATGGGCACCGAGGGCAAGGCGCTGTGCTTGATGAGCGGCGGGTTCGACTCGGCGGTGGCTGGCTGGATGATGCAAAAGCGCGGCATCGATCTCGACTTCTTGTTCTTCAACCTCGGCGGGCCCGCCCACGAGCGCGGGGTGCGCGACGTCACCAAACGGCTGTGTGAGTTGTGGTCGAACGGCTACGCCGCCAAGCTGCACGTGGTCGACCTGCGCTCGCTGGTCGCCGAGATGAAGCAGAACGTGCGCGGAAGCTACTGGCAGCTCTTGCTCAAGCGCCTGATGATGCGCGCTGCCCACCTCCTCTGCGTCGAGCAGGGCTACCCGGCGATGATCACCGGCGAGTCCGCCGGGCAGGTTTCTTCGCAGACGCTGATGAACCTGGCGGCGATCCAGCAGCCCATCCCGACGCCGATCCTTCGCCCGCTGGTCGGCCTGAACAAAAACGACATCACCGAGCTCGCCCGCCATATCGGCACTTTCGATATCTCGGCGAGCGTGCCCGAGTTCTGCGCGCTCGACGGCGGCCGGCCGGTCACCACCTGCACTCCCGACAAGCTCGACGTGGAGGAAGCCCGCGTCAGCCAGACGCTCCTCGAGACCCTGGTCGAAAAGCGTCGGACCCACGATGTGCTCGAGATGGCCTCGGGCGACGAGATCGTCGACGTCGAGATCAACCGCGTGCCCGAGGGGGCCGTGGTGCTCGACCTGCGCACACACGTGGCTGACAACGCCTGGTCGTACCCCGACTCCGTCCACCTGCCCTTCGAGAAGGCGATCGAAAACGTCGCCTACCTGCCCAAAGAGGGCACCTACCTGCTCTGCTGCGAGGTGGGGCTCAAGAGTGCGTTTCTAGCCGAGCAAATGCGCCGCGCCGGCTTCGAGGCGTATAGCTTCCGCGGCGGCACCCACGCGCTGAAGCGTCACCAGAAAAAGCAGCAGACGGTGTGA
- a CDS encoding response regulator: protein MNDDLEVNRLLASQLDKFDLSVDEPPTAEQWRLFLDELDGVYERASENTLILDENFDNLISHAVDAFVLHDTKGHIIEANQAACEMLGYTREEFLSLHVSDFEMALDPGAFWDDMTVDEVFTVEGTHRRKDGSIYPVETRVGAFVVDGQKVILALCRDISKRKAAEEQLKALNARLESARDEAIQASQAKSTFLANMSHELRTPLNAVIGYSEFLIEEMEDVGDEDYIPDLDRILTAGRHLLALINDILDLSKIEAGKTELDITEFDLEQMVGDIESTAQPLADKNDNELVVQVVGEPPPMRSDVTKIRQILFNLLSNACKFTSEGQVRLRVTCDGDYFGFEVSDTGVGMSDEELDRVFEAFQQADASTTRKFGGTGLGLAITKHYSHMLGGSIDVSSEQGQGTTFRVVLPVDFEEREVEVDESAHTDALPSPRADSSGIVLVIEDDESARDLLSRTLRGEGYKVVTATNGAEGLHLARELDPLAITLDVLMPETDGWGVLGELEADEKLRRIPVILISMLDERQRGFALGADHYLVKPIDRSRLVDLIGEYRRRGRATGHCLVVEDDEATRELVRRIVEQQGWQVSEATNGQEGLDAAAQSLPDLVLLDLMMPEVDGFEFLSRFRADARFAAVPVVVVTAKELTSEEADELEAAASQVIQKVSRGPGELLAEVRRVLRKLG, encoded by the coding sequence ATGAACGACGATCTCGAAGTGAACAGGCTGCTTGCTTCTCAGCTCGACAAGTTCGACCTCTCGGTCGACGAACCTCCCACTGCCGAACAGTGGCGCCTATTTTTGGACGAGCTCGACGGCGTCTACGAGCGTGCCAGTGAAAACACGCTCATCCTCGACGAGAACTTCGACAACCTCATCTCCCACGCGGTCGACGCGTTCGTCTTGCACGACACGAAGGGGCATATCATCGAGGCCAACCAGGCGGCCTGCGAGATGCTCGGCTATACCCGAGAGGAGTTCTTGTCGTTGCACGTCTCCGACTTCGAGATGGCCCTCGATCCGGGGGCCTTCTGGGACGACATGACCGTCGACGAAGTCTTTACCGTCGAGGGGACCCATCGACGCAAAGACGGCAGCATCTACCCGGTAGAGACGCGAGTGGGCGCTTTTGTGGTCGACGGCCAGAAGGTCATCTTGGCGTTGTGCCGCGATATCAGCAAACGCAAGGCGGCCGAAGAGCAGCTCAAGGCGCTCAACGCGCGTCTGGAGTCGGCGCGCGACGAGGCGATTCAGGCCAGCCAGGCCAAGAGCACCTTCTTGGCGAATATGAGTCACGAGCTTCGCACCCCGCTCAACGCCGTCATCGGCTACTCCGAGTTTCTTATCGAAGAGATGGAGGACGTCGGCGACGAGGATTATATCCCCGACCTCGACCGAATCTTGACCGCCGGGCGCCACTTGCTGGCGTTGATCAACGATATCCTCGACCTGTCCAAGATCGAGGCGGGCAAGACCGAGCTCGACATCACCGAGTTCGACCTGGAGCAGATGGTCGGCGACATCGAGTCGACCGCCCAGCCCTTGGCCGACAAGAACGACAACGAGTTGGTCGTTCAGGTCGTCGGCGAGCCTCCGCCCATGCGCTCGGACGTCACCAAGATCCGCCAGATTCTGTTCAACCTGCTGAGCAACGCCTGCAAGTTCACCTCCGAGGGCCAGGTGCGCCTGCGGGTGACCTGCGACGGCGACTATTTCGGCTTCGAGGTCAGCGACACCGGCGTGGGCATGAGCGACGAAGAGCTCGACCGGGTCTTCGAGGCTTTCCAGCAGGCCGACGCGTCGACCACCCGCAAATTCGGCGGCACCGGCCTGGGGCTGGCGATCACCAAGCACTATAGCCACATGCTCGGCGGCTCCATCGACGTCTCCTCGGAGCAGGGGCAGGGCACGACCTTTCGTGTGGTGCTGCCGGTCGACTTCGAAGAGCGCGAGGTCGAGGTCGACGAATCCGCGCACACGGATGCGTTGCCCTCACCCCGAGCCGACAGCAGCGGGATTGTGTTGGTCATCGAGGACGACGAGAGCGCGCGCGACCTGCTCAGCCGTACCCTGCGCGGGGAGGGCTACAAAGTGGTCACCGCCACCAACGGCGCCGAAGGGCTGCATCTGGCCCGTGAGCTCGACCCGTTGGCGATCACTCTCGACGTGCTCATGCCCGAGACCGACGGCTGGGGCGTGCTCGGCGAGCTGGAGGCCGACGAGAAGCTGCGTCGGATCCCGGTGATCCTGATAAGCATGCTCGACGAGCGCCAACGCGGCTTCGCGCTCGGCGCCGACCACTACCTGGTCAAGCCCATCGACCGCTCGCGATTGGTCGACCTGATCGGTGAGTACCGCCGCCGTGGCAGAGCCACGGGCCACTGCCTGGTAGTCGAGGACGACGAGGCCACCCGTGAATTGGTGCGCCGGATCGTCGAACAGCAGGGCTGGCAGGTCAGCGAGGCGACCAACGGCCAGGAAGGCTTGGACGCCGCCGCGCAATCACTGCCCGACCTGGTGTTGCTCGACTTGATGATGCCCGAGGTCGACGGGTTCGAGTTTTTGAGCCGGTTCCGCGCGGACGCGCGTTTTGCAGCGGTGCCCGTGGTGGTCGTGACCGCCAAGGAGCTGACCTCCGAGGAGGCCGACGAACTTGAAGCGGCCGCCTCCCAGGTCATTCAGAAGGTCAGCCGCGGCCCCGGCGAGTTGCTCGCCGAGGTGCGACGGGTGTTGCGCAAGCTCGGTTGA
- a CDS encoding ICP22 family protein — protein MFKNLKTKGLLVVLALSLAASACTGDEGPQGEQGPQGEQGPQGEQGPQGEQGPEGPQGEQGPEGPEGPGFEGFAISGTVDDGTGAVSSTPVALNVVDSDGMPFSTAGADLTDDNGAYEITLVDIEEASPWLVASAPTDHGIYRAFVSGQTQDITAATNAVYEVISHIIETPMGRSVDDYTATEIADSVAEAETALGAATIDLTDTDAVFSLVLAEVGPAIADRSEGPVIAADPGAPITTDPNDVSTPLSIPAITFTDGGDEEWDIAGAGVVDDGTDDAYDSFFELSIDGNSFFIDEESPSFNAALEDDREFVIGPEPLAGVEVTRKVFVPETGSFIRYAEILTNSTATDVTVNVTVGGNLGSDESNDEVTYSSNGDQIVDATDSWLVNYQDQSDPAVGFFFPGAEPTKSGDDIDYTWTGITVPANSTVILVHWGFQEYETAPQAETLRDLLQRFDSFMSAEYVAGMSIDEYSKVINLSNINVSGPNVRGEAGAVEPFGEVTVTNTASSESSSVTANSDGSFETFVPADSGDSLQVTTTNGTDETVTMQ, from the coding sequence ATGTTTAAGAACTTGAAGACAAAAGGCCTGCTAGTCGTTCTGGCGCTGAGCCTCGCGGCCAGCGCATGCACCGGTGACGAAGGCCCGCAGGGTGAACAGGGCCCGCAGGGGGAGCAAGGTCCGCAGGGTGAGCAAGGCCCGCAAGGTGAACAGGGCCCGGAAGGTCCGCAGGGTGAACAAGGCCCGGAGGGCCCGGAAGGTCCCGGTTTTGAAGGGTTCGCCATCTCGGGCACCGTCGACGACGGCACCGGCGCCGTCTCGAGCACCCCGGTCGCCCTCAACGTGGTCGACTCGGACGGCATGCCGTTTTCGACCGCCGGCGCCGACCTGACCGACGACAACGGCGCCTACGAGATCACCCTGGTCGATATCGAGGAGGCCTCTCCCTGGCTGGTCGCCAGCGCCCCGACCGACCACGGCATCTACCGAGCCTTCGTGAGCGGGCAGACCCAGGACATCACCGCGGCGACCAACGCCGTGTACGAGGTCATCTCGCACATCATCGAGACGCCGATGGGCCGCTCGGTCGACGACTACACCGCCACCGAGATCGCCGACAGCGTCGCCGAAGCCGAAACCGCGCTCGGTGCCGCCACCATCGACTTGACCGACACCGACGCCGTCTTCTCGCTCGTGTTGGCCGAAGTGGGCCCGGCCATCGCCGACCGCTCCGAGGGTCCAGTGATCGCCGCCGATCCCGGCGCGCCCATCACCACCGACCCCAATGATGTCAGCACACCGCTCTCGATCCCCGCGATCACGTTTACTGATGGAGGAGACGAAGAGTGGGACATCGCAGGCGCCGGCGTCGTCGATGACGGCACCGATGATGCCTATGACAGCTTCTTCGAGCTGTCTATTGATGGCAATTCCTTCTTCATCGACGAAGAAAGCCCCTCGTTCAACGCCGCCCTCGAGGACGACCGCGAGTTCGTCATCGGCCCCGAGCCCCTCGCTGGAGTGGAGGTCACCCGCAAAGTATTCGTACCCGAGACCGGCTCGTTCATTCGCTACGCCGAAATTCTGACCAACTCGACGGCCACCGATGTCACGGTCAACGTGACCGTCGGCGGCAACCTCGGCAGTGACGAGAGCAACGACGAGGTCACGTACTCGTCGAACGGCGACCAGATCGTGGACGCCACCGACTCGTGGCTGGTCAACTATCAAGACCAGAGCGATCCGGCGGTTGGTTTCTTTTTCCCGGGAGCCGAGCCGACGAAGAGCGGCGACGACATCGACTATACCTGGACGGGAATCACCGTGCCGGCCAATAGCACGGTCATCTTGGTCCACTGGGGATTCCAAGAGTACGAAACCGCCCCGCAAGCCGAGACGCTTCGCGACCTGCTGCAGCGCTTCGACTCCTTCATGTCGGCCGAGTACGTGGCCGGCATGAGCATCGACGAGTACTCCAAGGTCATCAACCTGTCGAACATCAACGTGTCGGGTCCGAACGTACGCGGCGAGGCCGGCGCGGTCGAGCCCTTTGGCGAGGTGACCGTGACGAACACCGCTTCGAGTGAGTCGTCGTCGGTGACGGCCAACTCCGATGGTAGCTTCGAGACCTTCGTGCCTGCCGACAGTGGTGACAGCCTGCAGGTGACCACCACCAACGGCACCGACGAGACGGTGACGATGCAGTAA
- a CDS encoding LOG family protein — translation MRLLRISWEFIQGFRKLHFVGPCVTVFGSARFKEDHKYYELGRAAGAALAQKGFTVMTGGGPGIMEAANRGAHEVGGKSIGCNIQLPFEQEANPYVDDWIDFRYFFVRKVMLVKYSYAFVILPGGFGTMDEIFETLTLIQTGKIHDFPVVIMGKDYWQPMLEFIEEMMIEVGTISPEDLELITLTDDIDEMLEVIEKNAIEQFGLTYPEPQKSKLLGEG, via the coding sequence ATGCGGCTGCTGCGCATCTCTTGGGAGTTTATACAGGGTTTTCGAAAGCTACACTTCGTCGGCCCGTGCGTGACCGTCTTCGGCTCGGCGCGCTTCAAAGAGGATCACAAATACTACGAACTTGGCCGCGCTGCCGGCGCTGCGCTCGCCCAGAAGGGTTTTACGGTGATGACCGGCGGCGGGCCGGGCATCATGGAGGCCGCCAACCGCGGCGCCCACGAAGTCGGCGGCAAATCGATCGGCTGCAATATCCAGCTGCCCTTCGAGCAAGAGGCCAACCCTTACGTCGACGACTGGATCGACTTTCGCTACTTCTTCGTGCGCAAGGTCATGCTGGTCAAATACTCGTACGCCTTTGTGATCCTGCCCGGCGGCTTCGGCACGATGGACGAGATTTTCGAGACGCTCACCCTCATCCAGACCGGCAAGATCCACGACTTTCCGGTGGTGATCATGGGCAAAGACTACTGGCAGCCGATGCTCGAGTTCATCGAGGAGATGATGATCGAGGTGGGCACCATCTCGCCCGAAGATCTCGAGTTGATCACGCTGACCGACGACATCGACGAGATGCTCGAGGTGATCGAGAAGAACGCTATCGAGCAGTTCGGGCTGACCTATCCCGAGCCTCAAAAGTCGAAGCTGCTCGGTGAGGGCTAA
- a CDS encoding mechanosensitive ion channel family protein, which produces MFERGKERMRTVSLWLAAAAITLTSTSAFAQAGSDSAAEKVAPDGPLPEWEEFVEGVLAIDLFNIPVWRLGLSLLMLLLGFSLRGFLLDKLLTPFKLLFGRTETEIDDRLLEGVRGPLGWVVNLVAVYFALLFLEPPASLMTVATLVLQTIGTVLVAWVVYRVLDVGMHAMLKYTEQTESEMDDQLVPLVMRVARVVLFIIVGIAIIQQWGYDVTSLIAGLGIGGLAFALAAKPTLSNWFGSLMIFTDRPFKMGDWVRTDVGEGIVEEVGLRSTKIRTFSDTLITVPNADIATRAVENCSAMKKRRLRTHIGLVYGTSSEQMDEIIAKIKQRILDDERIEDESMKVFFEGFGASSLDVLVQCWMLTTAYDEFMEIKQALLLDVMAIVEDAGSGFAFPSQSVYLENAVRFEGAAVVPGAPHEPN; this is translated from the coding sequence ATGTTCGAACGAGGGAAAGAGCGAATGCGCACGGTGTCGCTGTGGCTGGCTGCCGCGGCGATAACCTTGACGTCGACGTCGGCCTTCGCACAGGCCGGGTCCGATTCGGCGGCCGAAAAGGTCGCTCCCGACGGCCCGCTGCCCGAGTGGGAAGAGTTCGTCGAAGGGGTCTTGGCCATCGATCTGTTCAACATCCCGGTGTGGCGGCTGGGGCTGTCGCTGTTGATGCTCCTGCTCGGCTTTTCGCTGCGCGGCTTTCTGCTCGACAAGCTGCTCACGCCGTTCAAGCTGCTGTTTGGGCGTACCGAAACCGAGATCGACGATCGCCTCCTCGAGGGAGTGCGAGGGCCGTTGGGCTGGGTGGTCAACCTGGTCGCCGTTTACTTCGCGCTTCTATTCTTGGAGCCGCCGGCCTCGCTGATGACGGTGGCGACGCTGGTGTTGCAGACGATCGGCACGGTGCTGGTGGCCTGGGTGGTCTACCGGGTGCTCGACGTGGGCATGCACGCCATGCTCAAGTACACCGAGCAGACCGAGTCGGAGATGGACGACCAGCTCGTGCCCTTGGTCATGCGCGTGGCCCGGGTCGTGCTGTTCATCATCGTGGGCATCGCGATCATCCAGCAGTGGGGCTACGACGTGACCAGCCTCATCGCCGGCCTGGGCATCGGCGGCTTGGCGTTTGCGCTGGCGGCCAAGCCGACATTGTCGAACTGGTTTGGCTCGCTGATGATCTTCACCGACCGGCCCTTCAAGATGGGCGACTGGGTGCGTACCGATGTCGGCGAGGGGATTGTCGAGGAGGTCGGACTTCGGTCGACCAAAATCCGCACGTTCAGCGACACGCTGATCACGGTGCCCAACGCCGATATCGCCACCCGCGCCGTCGAGAACTGCTCGGCCATGAAGAAACGTCGGCTTCGCACCCACATCGGGCTAGTCTATGGGACCAGCAGCGAGCAGATGGACGAGATCATCGCCAAGATCAAACAGCGCATCCTCGATGACGAGCGCATCGAAGACGAGTCGATGAAGGTCTTCTTCGAGGGATTTGGCGCAAGCTCACTCGACGTGCTCGTGCAGTGTTGGATGCTGACTACCGCCTATGACGAGTTCATGGAGATCAAGCAGGCGCTTTTGTTGGATGTGATGGCAATCGTCGAGGACGCCGGCAGCGGCTTTGCCTTCCCCAGCCAATCGGTCTATCTGGAGAATGCGGTGCGCTTCGAGGGGGCCGCAGTGGTGCCTGGCGCCCCCCACGAGCCGAACTAG
- a CDS encoding P-loop NTPase family protein, with the protein MFFVWSQKRINVKLAFWGPVDSGKTTVVHALAAQVAQRVDDVDVPERDTRQAVGMRRNALPVEVDEPDTRFTTYFCHPPGEIGEFSGYPVHYQCKTPEQPLEGNLALEKVLDGISAVIFVADAARERQGANEEALRDLVARLSQRYQVDAGSTSALVEQLFGADGPLRLVLLANKVDLDSAVSGEDVRRGLMLPSWVEVVESVATGERGVFEAFTAAAQAMRPLLEQAQQRGRIPS; encoded by the coding sequence ATGTTCTTCGTCTGGAGTCAAAAACGCATCAACGTCAAGCTGGCCTTCTGGGGCCCGGTCGACAGTGGCAAGACCACCGTCGTGCACGCCCTCGCCGCCCAGGTCGCCCAGCGCGTCGACGATGTCGACGTCCCCGAGCGCGACACGCGCCAGGCCGTGGGCATGCGTCGAAATGCGCTGCCCGTCGAGGTCGACGAGCCCGACACCCGCTTTACGACCTATTTTTGCCACCCGCCCGGCGAGATCGGCGAGTTTTCGGGGTATCCCGTCCACTACCAATGCAAGACGCCCGAGCAGCCGCTGGAGGGCAACCTCGCCCTGGAAAAGGTGTTGGACGGCATCAGCGCAGTGATCTTCGTGGCCGACGCGGCCCGCGAGCGCCAAGGTGCCAACGAAGAGGCGCTGCGCGACCTGGTGGCAAGGCTGTCGCAGCGCTACCAGGTCGACGCCGGCTCGACCTCGGCGCTCGTCGAGCAACTCTTCGGCGCCGACGGCCCGCTTCGGCTGGTTTTACTGGCCAACAAGGTCGACCTAGACAGCGCGGTGTCTGGCGAGGACGTACGCCGAGGGCTGATGCTGCCGAGCTGGGTCGAGGTCGTCGAATCGGTGGCCACAGGCGAGCGGGGCGTCTTCGAGGCCTTCACCGCGGCCGCGCAGGCCATGCGCCCACTGCTGGAGCAGGCGCAGCAACGCGGGCGCATCCCCTCGTAA
- a CDS encoding integrin alpha has product MKPTITCLCSRHLLVCLVIGLSLFSLNCSNDNAHEETVAAVDAVDDTEKQQDATDLGHATDTYDIQPSCDEPDDGSDNCPDICNPQQEDTDGDGVGDACDDDIDGDTVFNDDDNCPNTANADQADGDRDGKGSACDDDEQFTVPACGDGGRPCAPDLDLEADSDHVFIGESEGDLLSSAAPAGDVNGDGVDDLVLGAFGYSDNFDNAGAAYLIFGEQGGTLPELSDADAIFTGPRAYDHAGFSVAGGSDINDDGFDDVLVGATGRSTDTPGRAYLLYGGSNLSGTHSLADADVRFVGEAIDDAAGFSVSMPGDVNGDGVDDVLIYAMAIGGETQTQGKAYIFFGSSALTGEVSLADADVSFVPTNTEGPKLEGARPAGDFNGDGISDLLFATGGQNSTTHVANVVLGRTDLAGELDLNSTDITFVVDPTVPLGGGAFAGRYAAAAGDVDGDGFDDLLIGDGSNEVTPAEVVYLVKGQSQPDAEYRLVDAPVKFVGEVSAPGIGGKLAAAGDVNGDGAADILLGTHSKAYLIHGAANLQGIIGLDSAEARFSASYDAAPLIQLSTAGDLDDDGNDDVLLSFRHPNDPESLHAGANFVFYGPIP; this is encoded by the coding sequence ATGAAGCCAACCATCACTTGTTTGTGCTCGCGGCATCTGCTTGTGTGCCTCGTCATTGGGCTCAGCCTATTCTCGCTCAATTGCAGCAACGATAACGCGCATGAAGAGACGGTTGCCGCCGTTGACGCGGTCGACGATACCGAGAAGCAACAGGACGCCACTGACCTGGGCCACGCCACCGACACTTACGATATCCAGCCAAGTTGCGATGAGCCTGACGATGGGTCGGACAACTGCCCCGATATCTGCAACCCTCAACAAGAAGACACAGACGGGGACGGCGTCGGCGATGCCTGCGACGACGATATCGATGGGGACACCGTTTTTAACGATGACGACAATTGCCCAAATACCGCCAACGCAGACCAGGCCGACGGCGACAGGGACGGAAAAGGCTCGGCGTGCGACGACGACGAGCAGTTCACCGTACCAGCATGTGGCGACGGCGGGCGGCCGTGCGCTCCGGACCTCGATCTGGAGGCCGACTCGGACCATGTGTTCATCGGTGAGAGTGAGGGAGACTTGTTGAGTTCGGCTGCGCCAGCCGGAGATGTCAACGGCGACGGCGTTGACGATCTCGTCCTCGGAGCCTTTGGCTACTCCGACAATTTCGACAATGCTGGAGCGGCCTATCTCATCTTTGGAGAGCAAGGCGGCACACTGCCCGAGCTATCGGACGCCGACGCAATCTTCACTGGGCCTCGAGCCTACGACCACGCCGGATTCTCGGTCGCCGGTGGTAGTGACATCAACGATGACGGGTTCGACGATGTTCTCGTGGGTGCCACGGGACGCAGCACAGACACGCCTGGGCGAGCCTATTTGCTCTACGGCGGCTCGAACTTGAGCGGAACTCATTCACTCGCCGACGCCGACGTTCGGTTTGTGGGCGAAGCGATCGATGATGCTGCAGGCTTTTCGGTGTCCATGCCCGGTGACGTCAACGGCGACGGGGTCGACGATGTGCTCATCTACGCCATGGCTATCGGCGGCGAAACTCAAACGCAGGGCAAGGCGTACATCTTCTTTGGCTCGAGTGCACTAACCGGCGAGGTATCGCTGGCAGACGCCGATGTGTCGTTCGTGCCGACCAACACCGAAGGGCCTAAGCTGGAAGGAGCACGGCCCGCAGGTGACTTCAACGGAGACGGTATAAGCGACCTCTTATTCGCCACCGGAGGGCAAAATTCGACCACTCATGTCGCCAATGTGGTACTCGGCCGAACCGATTTGGCTGGCGAGCTCGATCTGAACTCGACCGACATCACGTTCGTGGTCGACCCCACGGTGCCACTCGGAGGAGGAGCATTCGCCGGACGCTACGCAGCTGCTGCCGGTGACGTCGATGGCGACGGCTTCGACGACCTGCTCATCGGCGATGGGAGCAATGAAGTAACCCCGGCGGAAGTGGTTTACTTGGTCAAAGGCCAGTCTCAACCGGATGCCGAGTACCGCCTGGTCGACGCCCCGGTGAAATTTGTGGGCGAAGTCTCCGCCCCGGGCATTGGCGGCAAGCTTGCGGCCGCGGGCGATGTCAACGGCGATGGCGCGGCTGACATCTTGCTCGGAACCCATTCGAAGGCCTACCTGATCCATGGCGCCGCCAACCTGCAGGGCATTATCGGCCTCGACTCCGCCGAGGCGCGCTTCAGCGCAAGCTACGACGCGGCACCTCTCATCCAGCTCTCCACCGCGGGCGATCTCGACGACGACGGCAACGACGACGTGCTCCTCAGCTTTCGTCACCCCAACGATCCCGAGTCGTTACATGCCGGGGCGAACTTTGTGTTCTACGGCCCCATTCCCTGA